Part of the Lycium ferocissimum isolate CSIRO_LF1 chromosome 6, AGI_CSIRO_Lferr_CH_V1, whole genome shotgun sequence genome, AGAAAATCATTCAAAGGACCCAAatccttcatagcaaattcGGAACCAAGGCTATCCATAATGGAACGACGGAGAGCGTCTGAGGATGCAGTGagtataatatcatcaacatagagCAATATGTATGCCATTTCGGTCCCGCACGGTAGATGAACAACGAATTATCGGACACACTATTAGAGAAGCCAAGCGAAAACACAAAATCTGCAAAACGTCGATACCAAGCACGTGGAGCCTGCTTAAGCCCATAGAGAGACATACGTAATAGGCAAACATAATCAGGATGTGTGCGATCCCGAAAACCCATAGGCTGATGCATATACACAGTTTCCTTGAGCTCACCGTGAAGAAAAGCATTCTTCATATCCAGTTGATATATGGGCCAATGCTTTGACAACGAAAGACTAAGAATAGTGCGGAAGTTGCCGGTTTCACCACCGGACTGAACGTCTCACCACAGTCAATGCCAACCTGCTGAGTTTTGCCATCACCTACAAGTCGGGCTTTATGCCTCTCAAAATCACCATTAGACTTTTCTTTATGAGTAAAAATCCACATAGAATGAATAACATTAACATTAGGTGGACGGGGGACCAAATCCCACGTCTTATTCCTAACAAGAGCATCAAATTCATCATTCATAGCCATTGTCCAATTCGGGTCACGAAGAGCGGCCAATGGGTTACGAGGTAGAGGAGATTTCACAACCGTGTTATGTAAGTTAAACAGACGTTTAGGCTTGACAATGCCCCGTTGGCTGCGGGTGACCATGGTGGGACGGGGAGTGGGGATCGGTGGCTGGACAGGAGGGCTAGCTGCGGTTGGTAGTCGGTCCAGCTGGGGCTGCCTCACCGTGGGACCGGCGGTACCGCGACGGGGAGGGCGGAGGAGCGAGGGGGGGCCGCCGGCGGGCGGGGAGGCAGTGGAGGGGGGGGAGGGTGCCGGTTTTTGGAGGTGATGAAAAATATAAGGAGAGATCCCTTCATCCAAAAAATCGTATGTATGGGGTGGAGGAGTAGACAAGGTAGCAAAGGGAAACCGAGTCTCATCGAAAACAACATGACGACTAAGGATGATCTTATGTGATGATAAGTCATAGCATTTGTAGCCTCTATGGTTCGATGGGTACCCCAAAAATACACAAGGTGTAGACCGGACTGCGCAACTTATGAATCGTAGTTGACGGGAAAAGAGGGTAGCACAAACACCCAAAGACCCGAAGGTGCGAGTACGTCGGTTCCTTATGATATAAGGCATGGAGGGAGATTTATGGTTCAATAACTTGCTTGGTAAAATATTAAGTAGGTAAGTTGCCATTTGCAATGCATGATGCCAAAAGGAAGGCGGGAGAGAAGCGTGGGCAAGAAGAGTGCGCACGACATTATTGATGGACCGAATTTTCCTTTCGGCCTTCCCATTTTGTGAGGACGTATGAGGACAAGAAAGACAAAAAGACATCCCATTCGACTCACAAAGATGccaaaaatcattattttcatattctttCCCATATCACATTGGACATTTTTTATTTCTCGTTCAAAATGCGTTCGGACATGGGCCCGAAATTCTAAAAACTTAGCAAAGACATCGATTTCCTAGCTAAGGAAAATTCCACAAATATTTCGAGAAATCATCCAAGAAAAGAACATAATATCGATGACCCATGGAACTTAAGACAGAGAAGTCCATAAATCACTATGAATAATATCAAAAGGCATACAAGTGTTCGAATTAGATGGAACAAAAGGCAACTTAATATGTTTTCCAAGCACGCAAGAACGACAAATACTAGAGCAACTAGAATTATTACATTCAATGCTTCTATTTATCCTAAGAGAATTCAAAACTGACGCTCCCGGGTGACCCAAACGATCATGCCAAAGAGAAGAAGACAAAGCAGCAAAGGTTGATGGAGAATTGGCTTGGTTtgtgatggtggtggtgatgggaTATAGATCTCCCTCTCTCACATCTCATTAGTGGCATCCCCGTCTGAAAATCCTTCACAGAAAACCCATATGGATCAAAATTAACAGACACAGAGTTATCAGTAGTGAACTTTCTAACAGAGATTAAGTTTTTAATGAGTTTTGGGGCGTGGAGGACATTTTTCAACGAGAAAGGAGGGTTTGGGGGAGGCAAATGAGTATGACCACAACTGCGAATTGGAATTGAATGAccattaccaacaacaataccatgatGATTATTGCTCAAATTAGAATAAGACGAGAGATTACCATTCGTGGATATCATGTGAGATGTGGCaccggtgtccatgtaccacttctGGTCCGAAGGATTCAAAGTCATCGTATGCATGGCCGATTCGATGTCCGTGGGAGCATAAGACGGGGCATACATCTGCTGAAACGGGGCAGCAGCATACGCCTGCTGCGGAGGCTGGGGAGCAGGGCCGAGAATGCCCGGCTGTTTGGCCGAGGGCCCTTGCGAAGACGTCGGCCAAGTGGACGGATACGGGCACGGTGGCACGGCCCATTGTGGCATCCATCCCCAAGCATAATTGGGAAGCTGCCACGGCTGAGGAGAAGGCTGACGCGGCCAGCTGCCTGGCGGTGGCTGGTGATTTCCGCCGGTGTGTCCACGGCTGCCGCCACGGCCAGCTTTGCCGCCAGCATTTCCACGGCCAGCGCCGTTCCGACGGCCAGAATTGCggcttttgttgttgttatttttccCCACTGCATTCACGGCATTACCGGACAAATGAGTATTATCAAAAAATTAGTCGAACCCTCACCACCGCGCGTGCCACCATCGCCGAAGGAGTAGAGTGGGCCGCCTGCATCGCCTGTTC contains:
- the LOC132061552 gene encoding uncharacterized mitochondrial protein AtMg00820-like, whose translation is MVTRSQRGIVKPKRLFNLHNTVVKSPLPRNPLAALRDPNWTMAMNDEFDALVRNKTWDLVPRPPNVNVIHSMWIFTHKEKSNGDFERHKARLVGDGKTQQVGIDCDALRRSIMDSLGSEFAMKDLGPLNDFLGIAVTRHKGGMFLSQRKYQEIIDRAGMSSCKPSLTPVDIKPKVGATSGCSL
- the LOC132060920 gene encoding uncharacterized protein LOC132060920; this encodes MPQWAVPPCPYPSTWPTSSQGPSAKQPGILGPAPQPPQQAYAAAPFQQMYAPSYAPTDIESAMHTMTLNPSDQKWYMDTGATSHMISTNGFSDGDATNEM